A genomic window from Silene latifolia isolate original U9 population chromosome Y, ASM4854445v1, whole genome shotgun sequence includes:
- the LOC141627006 gene encoding uncharacterized protein LOC141627006, with translation MLNTSLMFKQENPPAAPYKNKSIEYWDDICTLCGPDRALGDGVEMPDEAAVAMDDELESEGGSSNKSMSSSKSEKQKRDKLADVVTSFTECFREYVQSKLKEKPKPTPQEIHDVVKNVEGIGRHQVMKATRKFTTGPLSDFEMLKSLRCWSALGLVIVVFSSLCCLFRANLMICRTMYL, from the exons ATGCTCAATACTTCCCTAATGTTCAAGCAG GAGAATCCGCCTGCGGCTCCCTATAAAAATAAGTCGATAGAATATTGGGACGACATATGCACTTTGTGTGGCCCAGATAGAGCGTTGGGAGATGGAGTAGAGATGCCCGATGAAGCTGCCGTAGCTATGGATGACGAACTTGAGAGTGAAGGGGGTAGTTCAAACAAGTCCATGTCTTCCTCAAAGTCAGAGAAGCAAAAGCGTGATAAATTAGCAGATGTTGTAACAAGTTTTACGGAGTGTTTCCGAGAGTATGTTCAAAGTAAGCTAAAAGAGAAACCAAAACCCACCCCACAAGAAATTCATGATGTCGTGAAAAATGTCGAAGGGATTGGCCGACATCAAGTTATGAAGGCTACTAGAAAGTTTACGACTGGTCCCTTATCCGATTTTGAGATGCTGAAGTCACTTCGGTGTTGGAGTGCCTTGGGGTTGGTGATTGTAGTATTTAGTAGTCTGTGTTGTCTTTTTCGAGCTAATTTGATGATATGTCGAACTATGTACCTGTAA